GGGCAAAACCTTTGTCAAAAAATTCCTGCATTTTCTTTTCAGTTAATGCTTTTATCCCGATTTGATCATAAATTTTGGTTACTGCCTGTACCTTCTCTTCTTTGTCAAAAGAGGCTCCCCCTATCCAATGCTCCAAGGCATTTCTTTGTTCCCCTTTGGCCAGCTCTTTCGCCTTGATCAAAAGGAAAGTTTTTTTATTGGATATGATATCGCCGCCTACCTGTTTTCCGAATTTTTCCTTGTCGGCATAGACATCCAACAGGTCATCTTTCAGTTGGAAGCCAATGCCGATGTTGACCCCGAAATCATACAGTTTCCTGGCATCATCTGTGGGAGCACCAGCCAGAATAGCGCCAAATTCCAAGGCAAAACCTAAAAGGACAGCGGTTTTTTGTCTGATCATATCAATGTAAGCATTTTCGCTTACCGTGTCCATTTTTTCAAAATTCATATCATGCTGTTGTCCTTCGCAAACCTCAGCAGCCGTTTGGTTGAACAGCTTCAGACAAATGGGGAGCAGATTTGGGTTGATGTCCAAAAGCATATCATAAGCACGTACCAACATGACATCTCCTGAAAGTATGGCAGTGTTGGCGTTCCATTTTTCATGCACAGTAGCTTTTCCCCGTCTAAGTGGGGCATTATCCATAATATCGTCATGCATGAGGGTGAAATTATGGAATACTTCTACTGCCATGGCAGGAGTTAAGATTTCCTGGTAATCTTCCTTGTACATGGCATAGGAAAGCAGTGTCAATAGCGGGCGTATCCTTTTGCCGCCGAGGCTCATGATGTAGGATATTGGCTCGTATAGTTCTACGGGAGATGTGCCGTAAG
This Cecembia calidifontis DNA region includes the following protein-coding sequences:
- a CDS encoding polyprenyl synthetase family protein, which encodes MSENKNDVNKILQDLENHIQGYSYGTSPVELYEPISYIMSLGGKRIRPLLTLLSYAMYKEDYQEILTPAMAVEVFHNFTLMHDDIMDNAPLRRGKATVHEKWNANTAILSGDVMLVRAYDMLLDINPNLLPICLKLFNQTAAEVCEGQQHDMNFEKMDTVSENAYIDMIRQKTAVLLGFALEFGAILAGAPTDDARKLYDFGVNIGIGFQLKDDLLDVYADKEKFGKQVGGDIISNKKTFLLIKAKELAKGEQRNALEHWIGGASFDKEEKVQAVTKIYDQIGIKALTEKKMQEFFDKGFAQFASLNVPHADAYNTLLKITQDLVNREK